Genomic window (Verrucomicrobiota bacterium):
CCGGTAGCCGGGGCGCGGCTGGCCCTCGATCTGGCCGGCGAAGTATTGTCCCCTGACCACTTGCGACGCGACCTCCGACCGCTTGAGGGCGCGGATCGACTTCAGCAGCTTTACTTTTTCGTCGCGGATCGATTCCGCCTCCAGCGACACGGGAGGCTCCATCGCGACCAGGGCCAGCACTTGGAGCAAATGGTTCTGCACCATGTCGCGCAGGGCGCCGGATTCCTCGTAGTAACCGCCGCGCGATCCCACGCCGAGTTTCTCGCTCACCGTGATCTGCACGTGATCGACCGATTGCCGGTCCCAGAGGTGCTCGAAGATCGAGTTGGAAAAGCGGAACATCAGGATATTCTGAACCGTTTCCTTCCCGAGATAATGATCGATGCGAAACACCTGGCTCTCGCGCGCGAACCGGGTGAGTTCGTGATTGAGTTTCTGGGCCGAGGGCAGGTCTTTTCCAAAGGGCTTCTCCACCACCAGCCGTTCCCATTCGCCCGGACCGTGGCCCTCTTTGCGCAACAATCCCGCGCGATCCAGGTGCTCCACCACTTCCGCGAACTGGCTGGGCGAGTTGGCCAGATAGCAAAGCAGTCGGCGCTTCAAGCCGGGATCCCCGAAAGAATCGAGCAGTCCCGACAATTTTTGATAACCCGCGGCATCGCCAAAATCGGCCTGGCAATAGTGCAAATGGCTGGCAAAAGCCGCCCACACCGCCTCGTCCACCGACTTGGTCCGCGAAAATTGGCGCAGCGCCTGGAGCAATTCCTCCCGCCAGATGGCGTCCGACTTTTCGCGCCGGGCGAACCCGATGATCCGGAAGGACGGCGGCATCTGGCGCTCCCGAAAAAGGTGGTAGAGTGCCGGCACCAGCTTGCGCGCGGTCAGATCGCCGCTCGCGCCGAAAATGATGATCGAACAGGGCTCGACCATTTTCCTGCCTTCATCCAGCCGGCACATCAGGTTCTCGTCGATTTGATCGGGCTGCTCCATGGTCCGGACGTTGACAGACTCCATCGGTGAATTCAATCACCGTCCTGGTTCGGACAGCCGTTCTCATTTTGGTGGGTAGGGCGCGTCACTCCGTGCGCGCCGCCTTTGGAAACACCCGGTTTCGGCGCGCAGCGGAGTGCGCGCCCTACCTTGATCAGTCAAAATGAGAACTGCGGTGGTTCGGATTTGGACTTGCCCCGGGCCGCGCATCGAACAATCTCCCATCATGCGCGCTCCCCTCCTCCTGTTCGCCCTGCTGCTGGGCTTCTCGCACCTGGCCCTGGCTCGCTCCCTGCCCGACGCCGCGGCGTTGCGGGCCGATTTCCGCGCCATCGTCGCCAAGGAATCCGTGCCCCCGGACGTCCGCTGGCACGCTCCGGTCTCGACCAACGGACTGGAGCTGCGGAAATTTTCCTACCAGTCCGATCGAACCCAGCGTGTGCCCGGAATCATGTTGATTCAGCCGGAACGGACGGGACTTCGGCCCGTGGTGGTGATGCTGCACGGGACGGGAGGTTCCAAGGAGTCCGTGTTCGACGAACTCGTGGCGCTCGCGCGGCGGGGTTTTATCGCGGTGTCGATCGATGGACGCGGCCACGGGGAACGGGCTGTGGCTTCACCGCCGGAAGGCATGAACGCCTATCAGGCCTCGATTTTCCAAGCGTGGAAAGGGAGCGGCGAACACCCCTTTTTCTATGACACCGTGTGGGATGTTTTCCGGTTGATCGATGTGCTGGAAACCTCCGAACGGGTCGA
Coding sequences:
- the zwf gene encoding glucose-6-phosphate dehydrogenase, producing MEQPDQIDENLMCRLDEGRKMVEPCSIIIFGASGDLTARKLVPALYHLFRERQMPPSFRIIGFARREKSDAIWREELLQALRQFSRTKSVDEAVWAAFASHLHYCQADFGDAAGYQKLSGLLDSFGDPGLKRRLLCYLANSPSQFAEVVEHLDRAGLLRKEGHGPGEWERLVVEKPFGKDLPSAQKLNHELTRFARESQVFRIDHYLGKETVQNILMFRFSNSIFEHLWDRQSVDHVQITVSEKLGVGSRGGYYEESGALRDMVQNHLLQVLALVAMEPPVSLEAESIRDEKVKLLKSIRALKRSEVASQVVRGQYFAGQIEGQPRPGYRQEPKVKPDSNIETYVAMKLLIDNWRWSGVPFYLRTGKSLPLSASEVRIQFRRTPNVLFAARCGTSLDANALTLRLQPNEGISLRFNGKVPGTAVKVRPVRMHFSYDSEFGAYTPEAYERLLLDAIAGDATLFIRRDEVETAWRIVDDIRAGWDDRMLTNREFYAAGTWGPMAAEDLLSREGHAWRDPQPLQ
- a CDS encoding alpha/beta fold hydrolase, with amino-acid sequence MRTAVVRIWTCPGPRIEQSPIMRAPLLLFALLLGFSHLALARSLPDAAALRADFRAIVAKESVPPDVRWHAPVSTNGLELRKFSYQSDRTQRVPGIMLIQPERTGLRPVVVMLHGTGGSKESVFDELVALARRGFIAVSIDGRGHGERAVASPPEGMNAYQASIFQAWKGSGEHPFFYDTVWDVFRLIDVLETSERVDPSRIGLAGISKGGIETYLAAALDVRIAAAAPLIGVQSFAWALENNQWRARINTIEPVFERIAHETGHKPSRDSVRAFYDRVVPGIDGRFDGPSMLPLIAPRPLLVVNGDSDALTPLAGVRKSFRAAEEAYRRAGTSDRAELRIQMDTPHVVTRESKQAVIDWFVLWLKPE